The genomic segment ATAAAATCAGCTTgaactataagaaataatatattggATACACATACTATATACTCTGCGGTTTTCCTCCAATTCtgcagcatttaaaatttttaacagtgCTGGTCATGCCCCACTGAATTGATGACTGTGACCCACAGCTTTAAAAACTCTcctcagaggggtgcctggggggctcagtcgggtaggtgtctgactttggctcaggtcaggatctcacggttcgtgggttcgagccccgcgtcaggctctgtgccgacagctcagagcctggagcctgcttcggaatctgtctccctctctctctgcccctcccccactcacgctctgtgtgtgtgtgtgtgtctctctctctcaaacataaataaactttaaaaataaatagacataaaaaaaataaaatagttcacaTATCCCAAGAGTTGTTTAGGCTTTTGCTATAATATTCTGTTTCAGGCTTATGAAAGCCTAAATGCACCTGGGCATAACGGATTTGGTTTGATGTAGATTTGCGTTAGCCCGACCAGGAAATTGTTGGGAAGGCAACCGGCAAATTGTTGGGAAGGCAACTTTCTTGGCACACTAAATAAGGAATATCTGGGTGATTCGTTTGACCCTTGGAGGCAAATTGCCTTTGTGGCAGGATTTCAACATTTTCTTAGGATCCTGAATGCTTAACTAGGAatagataaaggaaaacaaaaaatgagcTCATCTCAAAAATGTCCCCTAAAAAACTTGCAAGAAGCAAAAAGACCTATTATAAAGCAGTATCTGAACAGGCAAGGATCTGAAAATTCATCAAGGagtgttgtttttattaatttttttaaatgtttatttttacttattttttattattttttttaaatttttttaacgtttatttatttttgagacagagagaggcagagcatgaacgggggagggtcagagagagggagacacagaatctgaaacaggctccaggctctgagttgtcagcacagagcccgacgtggggctcgaactcacggaccgggagatcatgacctgagccgaagccggatgcttaaccgactgagccacccaggcgcccctatttttacttttgacagagagagagagagagacagagcacgagcaggggaggggcagagagagagggagacacagaatcagaagcaggctccaggctctgagctgtcagcacagagcctgacgcgaggctcgaactcatggactgactgagagatcaggacctgaaccgaaatcagatgctcaaccgactgagccacccaggcgccccagagagtgttgtttttaatgtaaagacATCTATTTTCCCTCTAAGGGACAATGATTTAGAATgacaaagcaggggcgcctgggtggttcagtcggttgagcccttgactcttgattccgattaggtcatgatcccagggtggtgagattgagccccaggtcagggtCATGCTGAacatagagcctgtttgggattctctctctctctctctctctctctctctctctcaaaaaaaggccAAATTTAACCCAGTTAGTAAGTAAAAGTGCTGAGGCTACAATAGAAGTTTCCATATAAAAACCCCATCATCCATAATCCACGACCAAAACCCCGAGCTATTTACAGCCAGATCatagctcagaaaaaaaaaaaaaaaaacaagaacaaaaacaaaaaacgttttTAAGGAGAGTCCTACCTCTTCCTTTCACAAAAGAAACTGGACATTTATTTCCCCTGGGAACGATTAGACCCTCCGCATGCCCCTCCCAGAAAATGTCGCCATCAGTCACAATATTTCCAGACCTTGTCCTTGTTATAATTCTGGGTCAGCGAGCACCATTTTCTCCCAAACGCGTCCCCGTCTTCAGTGCATTCGCGGTAGATAAGGCGTCTGTACCAGAAGGGAAACGCGCATTTTGCAAAGTCTACAGAGGAGAGAAGCAATCGGGATAAGAAATCTTTCTGTTTTGTACCTCCTCTTTGCCgtcacacacacgcgtgcgcccACACACACCATCCCGCTCGGCACCATCTACTCTGAAATATTGGTGGGGGGTTGGGGTTTTGCTAAACGTTTTCATTTCAAGGTAACGTGGCTGAAGCCCTCATCATATGTCTTGGGGGCCGTGTGACCTCCACACTGCCAGAGATCTGCACAAACCTTATTTTCGCAATGTAATTGACCGTGGACTCCCTTCTCAGGACCCTCTGGCCGGTCTCCCCGGACTTCAGCCCTGGAGACAAAAGATCACCGCCCTGAGGTGTGCAGAGGCAAGGTACTCACCTTCTTCAGAGCAATACTTCCAACGTCCTTGGTACGCCTTAGTTAGGGAGCACCACTTGTGTTTTGCCTTGAACTTGATGCAGTCATAGAATATCCCACCTTTGTACTGGAATGGAAAGATGCACTTGCCATCTAGAGAAAACAAAGATCCTTCGTCCCTCTCTGGGAGTGTTAGTTGAGATGTTACAAAATTACTTTCATCCTCCCTTGCTTGCGCCGGAATCAGAGCCCCTGCCTGAGGTTCTGGTGGGTCACGTAGTAGCAGAGCTGTTGAAACCCCTACCCCGTGTCCCACTTTTCTCCACGGTATAGACAGTGTTGGTGGTTTGCTTAGCATTTGACCCTAGTTCCAGAAGTCTATACTAAGGTTAGAAACATAAATTTGAGACTTATCTGTTAAACAatttcccctcttttttctttaccttctcaCAGacgtgcgtacacacacacacacacacacacacactgtatatagCCTGATTTATCTCTATCCACACTTTTCTGCATGTATATATggatttttctgcatatatatatatatatatatatatatatctccatccatccatccatccatccaacatatatataactatacataatatatatgtagggGTACACATGCACAGATTTTTTGCTCCCTCCCCAAATGAGTCACACTTTATatccataatttattttgagagagagagagtgcacgcacgagtagaggaggggcagagagagagcgagagagagaatctgaagcaggctctgcaccctcagtgcagacagagcccaatacgggactcgaactcacaaaccgtgagatcatgacctgacctgaaatcaagagtcggatgctcaactgactgagccacccagatgtccccataACCTGAGTTTCTAACTCAGCATATCACAAAAATCCTTTTCAACATATCCTCTCTCCCCCTTATTTTTAGAACTCCTGGCCTCCATTTAAGACAGCTTCCAGAACTTTATCTAGAATTgaacttgctctctttcttgcttgcttatATTTGCCCTCATGAATGACAGTCATTCTCTATCCACCCACTGACTCAAGCCAAAAATGTTATCCAACGTATCCTTTTCAAGCTTTGTAGCTCTAGCTCCTTTCTAATGCCAATTCAGAGTCTGTGATACGGATTTTGCCAAATTTATTCAATATTTCCCTTATTCAGATTATCATCTGTGTATGAAGCTGAGGCAAGCGTTCATATATGTAAATCCTTATGTATTGAAGCATCTGTTTCTACAGAATGTACTCCCCAAAGCAAGATTATTAGGTTAAAGCACATATGAATTGTTAACACTGCTGGGAGTTGTTTTCTCAAAAGGCAATAGCGACTCATCTTTCCTACCGATGTGCTCTTTTACCCGGATTTTCATTAGCAGGAGGCATTTGtacaattttaaaacactt from the Prionailurus viverrinus isolate Anna chromosome E2, UM_Priviv_1.0, whole genome shotgun sequence genome contains:
- the BSPH1 gene encoding binder of sperm protein homolog 1, with amino-acid sequence MVLHVVFLLLWVCWLHSVFGQDYEDTVTHFPEVKDGKCIFPFQYKGGIFYDCIKFKAKHKWCSLTKAYQGRWKYCSEEDFAKCAFPFWYRRLIYRECTEDGDAFGRKWCSLTQNYNKDKVWKYCD